A stretch of Desulfobacter hydrogenophilus DNA encodes these proteins:
- a CDS encoding peptidase U32 family protein: protein MTCQPSKPPTILAPAGDMHSFLAAIAASADAIYCGLKIFSARMEAGNFSIEELARLTKLAHSKGIEVYVAFNSIIKESETDQALRILDKLTRYTDVDALIIQDTAMVSLAEQAGFKGKLHLSTLGNCTHPAGLEAAQKAGFSRVVLPREFSLDDIKTMAAAVPGTMDLEVFVHGALCYSVSGRCYWSSWFGGKSALRGRCVQPCRRLYEQNGKKTRYFSCMDLSADVLAKVLKEIPNISTWKIEGRKKSPHYVYYTVMAYKLLRDTPEQKKQALSFLAYALGRQGSHYNLLSHRVSNPLDHASDTGSGLFLGRIKNPENPYFISREALVPGDLLRIGYEEETFHQIQKVTRTIPKKGKYFLTAQKGRRINKGTSVFMIDRKGRELETQLSHLGAELDKIPKVTIKPSNLSVSYKHAGNKMKSSGQTGGHRRKKQPDISKMDVFRKIPSNSKTHNDTGFWISANSYGIKPPARAWLWLDPVLFPEEERICQNYIKTALKKGAKNFVLNSPWQIALFDNPQRLNIWAGPFCNITNNLTVEMLKSKGFSGAIVSPELESQTLLSLPRSSCLPLGAVCQANWPVAISRIVAPDLTVGKSFTSPMGEVAWTSKYNATYHTFPNWILDLSSKTEELKQAGFVMLVNLFENIPKGVRMKPRPGTWNWHLKLL, encoded by the coding sequence ATGACTTGCCAACCATCAAAACCACCAACAATTCTGGCGCCTGCCGGAGATATGCACTCGTTTCTTGCTGCAATAGCGGCAAGCGCAGACGCAATTTACTGCGGCCTTAAAATATTTTCAGCCCGCATGGAAGCAGGCAATTTTTCCATTGAAGAATTAGCAAGACTAACCAAGCTTGCCCATTCAAAAGGGATAGAGGTGTATGTTGCCTTTAACTCTATAATTAAGGAATCCGAAACCGACCAAGCACTTCGTATTCTTGACAAGCTTACCCGATATACGGATGTCGATGCCCTTATTATACAGGATACTGCCATGGTCAGTCTTGCCGAACAGGCAGGATTCAAAGGGAAACTCCATCTGTCCACCCTGGGCAACTGCACCCATCCTGCCGGACTTGAAGCGGCTCAAAAAGCGGGATTTTCCCGGGTGGTGCTGCCCAGGGAATTCAGCCTTGATGACATCAAAACCATGGCAGCAGCGGTTCCCGGGACCATGGACTTAGAGGTGTTTGTTCATGGTGCACTTTGCTACTCCGTGTCAGGCCGGTGTTACTGGAGTTCCTGGTTTGGCGGAAAAAGCGCGCTGCGAGGGCGTTGCGTTCAGCCTTGCCGCCGGCTGTATGAACAAAATGGCAAAAAAACCCGGTACTTCTCTTGTATGGATCTATCAGCGGATGTGCTGGCCAAAGTGCTCAAAGAGATCCCCAACATCAGTACCTGGAAAATTGAAGGGCGTAAAAAAAGCCCCCATTATGTTTACTACACGGTGATGGCTTATAAACTGCTCCGGGATACGCCGGAGCAAAAAAAACAGGCTTTGTCTTTTTTAGCGTATGCCTTGGGACGACAGGGCAGCCATTACAACCTTTTATCCCATCGGGTCTCAAATCCTCTGGATCATGCGTCTGATACCGGATCAGGCTTGTTTTTAGGCCGGATAAAAAATCCTGAAAATCCATATTTTATTTCAAGGGAAGCCCTTGTACCGGGAGATCTTTTACGCATTGGATATGAAGAAGAGACCTTTCACCAAATCCAGAAGGTGACCCGGACGATCCCCAAAAAAGGAAAATATTTTTTAACTGCCCAAAAAGGTAGGCGTATCAACAAAGGCACCTCTGTTTTCATGATTGACCGCAAAGGGCGTGAACTGGAAACGCAATTATCACATCTTGGTGCCGAACTTGATAAAATCCCCAAGGTAACGATCAAACCGTCAAACCTGTCCGTTTCTTACAAACATGCAGGTAACAAAATGAAATCATCAGGCCAAACGGGTGGTCATAGAAGAAAAAAACAGCCTGATATATCTAAAATGGATGTTTTCAGAAAAATCCCTTCTAATTCAAAAACGCACAATGACACAGGTTTCTGGATTTCCGCAAACAGCTATGGAATCAAGCCCCCGGCCCGGGCATGGCTATGGCTGGACCCCGTGCTTTTCCCCGAAGAGGAAAGAATCTGTCAAAACTATATAAAAACCGCATTAAAAAAAGGGGCCAAAAATTTTGTGCTCAATTCCCCTTGGCAGATAGCCCTGTTTGATAATCCCCAAAGGCTCAACATCTGGGCTGGGCCATTTTGCAATATCACCAATAACCTTACAGTGGAAATGCTCAAGAGCAAAGGTTTTTCAGGGGCCATTGTAAGTCCGGAATTAGAAAGTCAGACCCTTTTGTCCTTGCCTCGCTCCAGCTGTCTACCTTTAGGCGCAGTCTGCCAGGCCAACTGGCCCGTGGCCATTTCAAGAATTGTGGCCCCGGACCTGACTGTAGGGAAAAGCTTTACCAGTCCCATGGGAGAAGTCGCCTGGACCAGCAAGTACAATGCGACCTACCACACATTCCCCAATTGGATCCTGGACCTGTCATCCAAAACCGAAGAATTAAAACAGGCAGGTTTTGTCATGCTCGTTAACCTGTTTGAAAATATACCCAAAGGCGTCCGGATGAAGCCACGTCCAGGTACCTGGAACTGGCACTTGAAACTGCTGTAG
- a CDS encoding NifB/NifX family molybdenum-iron cluster-binding protein, with translation MTLHKVAIPILGEEIVPRFDLTTEVIILTTAKFSDIQDKKIIVLPRSSSDELCHTLLAQEINTLICGAIEDEYYEFLKWKKIKVFDGVSGTWPHAFERWRTQTLNPGDILFTRMVEGNLI, from the coding sequence ATGACATTACATAAGGTAGCCATCCCAATACTCGGTGAGGAGATTGTACCCAGGTTCGATCTGACCACTGAAGTGATCATTCTGACAACAGCTAAATTTTCCGACATCCAGGACAAAAAAATTATTGTGCTGCCCAGGTCCTCCTCGGATGAACTGTGTCATACCCTTCTGGCCCAGGAGATCAACACACTGATCTGCGGTGCCATTGAAGATGAATATTATGAGTTCCTCAAATGGAAAAAAATTAAGGTCTTTGACGGGGTCTCCGGCACCTGGCCCCATGCTTTTGAGCGGTGGCGAACCCAAACCCTGAACCCCGGAGACATCCTTTTCACCCGCATGGTTGAAGGCAATTTAATATAA
- a CDS encoding Ada metal-binding domain-containing protein produces the protein MKKFIIGALVLLIGVPGFSFTFSNFLNFLSGLIPVLMILGGAIAVYLGIEELKQSDDSETTVEPEDQPIERIEKNAENPEKEKDPVLDMQEIKPVPEPIEKTEEKITDKPEEQPEAETQQESASPSTLPQQPTESLTPEAEEPAVESVQFKGNIETLVFHTVECNFASGKNCSMDFTTKEEAEAQGYKPCKVCMPDA, from the coding sequence ATGAAAAAATTTATCATCGGTGCCTTGGTACTACTTATTGGTGTACCTGGTTTTTCGTTCACTTTTTCTAACTTTTTAAATTTTTTGTCAGGACTGATTCCTGTATTGATGATCCTTGGCGGTGCCATTGCAGTATATCTGGGCATTGAGGAACTCAAGCAGTCAGACGACAGTGAAACAACGGTTGAACCCGAGGACCAACCAATTGAAAGAATAGAAAAAAACGCCGAAAATCCAGAAAAAGAAAAAGACCCTGTCCTCGACATGCAAGAAATCAAACCGGTACCGGAACCAATCGAAAAGACAGAAGAAAAGATCACAGACAAGCCGGAGGAGCAGCCGGAAGCAGAAACACAGCAAGAATCTGCAAGCCCCTCGACATTACCCCAGCAACCGACTGAATCCTTAACACCCGAAGCGGAAGAACCGGCAGTTGAAAGCGTTCAATTTAAAGGAAATATTGAAACCCTGGTTTTCCACACTGTGGAGTGCAATTTTGCCAGCGGCAAAAACTGCAGCATGGATTTTACCACAAAAGAAGAGGCTGAAGCCCAGGGCTACAAACCCTGTAAAGTCTGCATGCCCGACGCTTAA
- a CDS encoding cytidylate kinase family protein, translating into MTLIAITCGLYAAPYRFIDALSALYQCTVYEDSALVKQTGQAHDLKTDLILKSIQCRQIPFDNFTHDRKKCLAALKVQISKNILSGPCLFSGILSHLIPAPVSGIYRIMSPTPMHVRRQRAISMGQLSNQAATNAIARSDKSEQRFAAQLNLDSLWDPTGYDMVLEWSKIDAATHDMTQGEVNRTLEKIRPDIENSMKNANKNVHAVDFNISSRVNAALAGLGHNLIIESESGHVLVTLDRKVMNLARAQKEIMDLAHGVSGVKSVKTKIGPNFYKSGIVRNLGLTAPFKRKT; encoded by the coding sequence ATGACCTTGATTGCCATTACATGCGGTCTATACGCCGCCCCCTACCGATTCATTGACGCACTATCTGCTCTCTATCAATGCACCGTGTATGAAGATTCGGCACTGGTTAAACAAACCGGCCAGGCACATGATCTAAAAACAGACCTTATTCTCAAATCCATCCAGTGCAGACAGATCCCATTTGACAATTTCACCCACGACAGAAAAAAATGCCTGGCTGCACTGAAGGTACAGATATCCAAAAATATTTTAAGCGGTCCCTGCCTTTTTTCGGGTATACTATCCCACCTGATTCCCGCACCTGTTTCCGGAATTTACAGAATCATGTCACCAACCCCCATGCATGTCCGCAGGCAAAGAGCCATAAGCATGGGCCAATTATCCAACCAGGCGGCCACCAATGCCATTGCCCGGTCCGACAAAAGCGAACAACGATTTGCTGCCCAGTTAAATCTGGACTCCCTGTGGGATCCTACAGGGTACGATATGGTTCTGGAATGGAGCAAAATTGATGCTGCAACACATGACATGACCCAGGGAGAGGTTAACCGGACCCTGGAAAAAATACGGCCGGATATCGAAAACTCAATGAAAAATGCCAATAAAAATGTACATGCTGTTGATTTTAATATCAGCTCCAGGGTGAATGCCGCCCTAGCCGGCCTTGGGCACAACCTGATTATTGAATCGGAGTCGGGCCATGTGCTGGTTACGCTGGACAGAAAAGTGATGAACCTTGCCCGGGCTCAAAAGGAGATTATGGATCTTGCCCATGGGGTATCCGGCGTAAAATCCGTTAAAACAAAAATAGGGCCTAACTTTTACAAGAGCGGAATTGTTCGCAATTTAGGCTTGACCGCTCCGTTTAAACGGAAAACTTGA
- a CDS encoding cupin domain-containing protein produces MFAIHDENGYAEPVEGIEMKTLVHGEKTLLVRFKMTQGALLPSHTHPHEQTGYLISGRINLYIGGECRSAGPGDSWCIASGVEHRAEILKDSVAIEVFSPVREDYLP; encoded by the coding sequence ATGTTTGCAATTCATGATGAAAACGGTTATGCCGAGCCCGTGGAAGGCATTGAGATGAAAACCTTAGTGCATGGAGAAAAGACGCTTCTGGTTCGGTTTAAAATGACCCAAGGGGCTCTGCTGCCCTCCCACACCCATCCCCACGAGCAGACGGGATATCTTATTTCCGGCCGCATCAATCTTTATATTGGCGGTGAGTGCCGCAGTGCCGGCCCCGGAGATTCATGGTGTATTGCGTCCGGGGTCGAGCATCGTGCTGAAATTCTGAAAGACAGCGTTGCCATTGAGGTTTTTTCACCGGTACGGGAAGATTACCTACCTTGA
- a CDS encoding sigma-54 interaction domain-containing protein produces MHFFPEIHQLMRSPLDFAHILDEIPIGIILMDKDLRVVHLNRFFQALTGFSLDMARGIPCKNILRSSACIINCPILAAHRKNRSISCTSDIINTDRQKLPVRITTAQIMDNQGHFTGYMETIEDLRSTTTNDPEKNVAYSFANIIGRSRKMEMIFQTLPMLAQSDASILITGETGTGKDLVAEAVHQTSVRAGGPFIKINCGALPATLLESEIFGHMKGAFTGAVENKPGRFKLAHNGTIFLTEIGDLPLPLQVKLLTFLDDRIIYPLGATKGFNANVRIIAATHRDLEEMVSIGKFRKDLLFRLNVARVHLPPLRERDADIRLLLDHFLHHYTKKQGKKINGFSEPALSVLLNYTYEGNIRELKNIMEYAVNVAQGIRIEADNLPTYILEHEPMQRVPNIPVAKDVPKRQSERPPSPAPWQPEETEQTWSSVQRQMIMDALKTSRGKRNEAAQILGMSRSTLWRKIKAYQIE; encoded by the coding sequence ATGCACTTCTTTCCTGAAATTCATCAATTAATGAGATCGCCTCTGGATTTTGCCCATATCCTGGATGAAATTCCCATAGGCATCATATTGATGGACAAAGATTTGCGAGTGGTGCATCTGAACCGATTCTTCCAGGCACTGACAGGATTTTCCCTGGATATGGCCAGGGGCATTCCCTGCAAAAATATCCTGCGCAGTTCTGCATGCATCATCAACTGTCCGATCCTTGCCGCTCACCGAAAAAATCGGTCCATATCCTGCACCAGCGATATCATCAATACAGATCGCCAGAAATTGCCGGTGCGCATTACCACCGCACAGATCATGGATAACCAGGGTCATTTCACAGGTTATATGGAAACCATCGAGGATTTGAGAAGCACCACCACCAATGACCCTGAAAAAAACGTGGCCTACAGTTTTGCCAATATCATCGGCCGAAGCCGGAAAATGGAAATGATATTTCAAACCCTTCCCATGCTTGCCCAAAGTGATGCCTCCATCTTGATCACCGGGGAAACCGGCACAGGTAAGGACCTTGTTGCAGAAGCCGTACACCAGACATCCGTGCGCGCAGGTGGACCGTTTATTAAAATCAACTGCGGCGCACTGCCTGCGACTCTTCTGGAATCCGAAATTTTCGGTCATATGAAAGGGGCATTTACCGGCGCTGTGGAAAACAAACCCGGTCGATTCAAGCTGGCACACAACGGCACTATTTTCTTAACGGAAATCGGAGACCTGCCCCTGCCTCTGCAGGTTAAATTGCTTACATTTCTTGATGACAGGATTATTTACCCATTAGGCGCCACCAAGGGATTCAATGCCAATGTAAGAATTATAGCCGCCACCCACCGTGACCTGGAAGAGATGGTATCCATTGGTAAATTCAGAAAAGATCTGCTGTTCCGTCTGAATGTGGCCAGGGTACATCTGCCGCCCTTACGGGAACGGGATGCAGATATTCGCCTGCTACTTGACCATTTCCTGCACCACTACACAAAAAAACAGGGTAAAAAAATTAATGGTTTTTCTGAACCGGCCCTCTCAGTTTTATTGAATTACACCTATGAGGGAAATATCCGGGAACTGAAAAATATCATGGAATATGCGGTGAATGTGGCACAGGGGATCAGAATCGAAGCAGACAACCTGCCGACCTATATTCTGGAGCATGAACCGATGCAAAGGGTTCCCAATATACCGGTAGCAAAGGATGTCCCCAAAAGACAGTCTGAACGACCGCCGAGTCCGGCACCTTGGCAACCTGAGGAAACCGAGCAAACCTGGTCCTCGGTACAGCGACAGATGATTATGGATGCGTTGAAAACTTCCCGGGGCAAAAGAAATGAAGCTGCGCAAATCCTTGGCATGAGCCGCAGCACGCTATGGCGGAAAATCAAAGCCTACCAAATAGAATAG
- a CDS encoding SLC13 family permease has protein sequence MTTGNTDAAKTQLDWKRILFILIGLTLFAIVNFSPAWPDAVDPTGKHFMLSAQGKGALAIFLLAGTWWVFEVVPIGVTSLALGALQVLFAVRTAKEALKDFMTPSVLFIFGSLVIGMVFTKTGLTKRLAYKMLAVVGEKTSMIYLGCFVVTAALTHIMAHTAVAATMFPLLMTIYAMYTDEPGPTKFGKGLFMGMAFVAGAGSIVTLLGAARGAVAIGFFKDIVGKDISFFELSYYMFPVGWAMTFILWGFFMILCKPEKKTIPGIKEKAKSLEKAMGGITKQELLAGGIIFLAIGIMSIKQFIPAIADLDKNAIMLVATVLFFIFNILDIKDLETIPWNIILLFGGAMSIGFCLWETGAAEWLAINWLTMFQNANYFVFILSIAFFVMIMTNFIMNVAAIAISLPVALVIAPYLNVAPEVILFASLVTAGMPFLLLVGAAPNAIAYDSKQFTTGEFFMYGIPASIILMVLVAVSIFMWKIMGMPITTV, from the coding sequence ATGACAACTGGAAATACAGATGCAGCAAAAACACAACTGGACTGGAAAAGAATCCTGTTCATTCTAATCGGCCTGACCCTGTTCGCTATAGTCAATTTTTCTCCGGCATGGCCGGATGCTGTGGATCCTACCGGAAAACATTTTATGTTGAGTGCCCAGGGCAAAGGGGCGCTTGCCATCTTTCTTCTGGCCGGCACCTGGTGGGTATTTGAAGTCGTGCCCATCGGTGTGACCAGTCTGGCATTAGGCGCGCTTCAGGTACTTTTTGCGGTCCGTACAGCCAAGGAAGCCCTAAAGGATTTCATGACCCCGTCGGTCCTGTTTATCTTCGGATCCCTGGTCATCGGCATGGTGTTTACCAAAACAGGTTTAACCAAGCGACTGGCTTACAAAATGCTTGCCGTTGTGGGAGAAAAAACCAGCATGATTTACCTGGGCTGCTTTGTGGTCACAGCAGCATTAACCCATATTATGGCCCATACGGCTGTGGCAGCCACCATGTTCCCGCTTTTGATGACTATCTACGCGATGTATACAGATGAGCCCGGCCCCACCAAATTCGGCAAAGGGCTGTTCATGGGCATGGCATTTGTGGCAGGCGCCGGTTCTATTGTCACGCTTTTAGGTGCGGCCAGGGGCGCTGTGGCAATCGGCTTTTTTAAAGACATCGTGGGCAAGGATATATCCTTTTTCGAACTGAGCTATTACATGTTCCCCGTGGGTTGGGCCATGACTTTTATCCTCTGGGGATTTTTCATGATTTTATGCAAACCTGAGAAAAAGACCATCCCGGGCATCAAGGAAAAGGCAAAATCACTGGAAAAAGCCATGGGCGGCATTACAAAACAGGAGCTGCTGGCCGGCGGCATCATCTTTCTGGCCATCGGCATCATGTCCATAAAACAGTTCATCCCTGCCATAGCCGACCTGGACAAAAATGCGATCATGCTCGTGGCAACGGTTTTATTCTTTATTTTCAATATTCTTGACATCAAAGATCTTGAGACGATCCCCTGGAATATCATCCTTTTGTTTGGTGGTGCCATGAGTATCGGCTTCTGCCTGTGGGAAACAGGGGCGGCGGAATGGCTTGCCATCAACTGGTTGACCATGTTTCAGAACGCCAATTACTTTGTGTTCATTTTAAGCATCGCATTTTTTGTCATGATCATGACAAACTTCATCATGAACGTGGCGGCCATTGCCATATCCCTGCCCGTGGCACTGGTTATTGCCCCCTACCTTAACGTAGCACCTGAAGTCATCCTATTTGCGTCCCTTGTAACGGCCGGCATGCCATTTTTACTGCTGGTAGGTGCAGCCCCCAACGCCATCGCCTACGACTCCAAACAGTTTACCACAGGTGAATTTTTCATGTACGGCATTCCGGCTTCCATCATCCTAATGGTGCTTGTCGCAGTGTCCATATTTATGTGGAAAATCATGGGGATGCCCATCACAACCGTGTAA